In a genomic window of Cyclopterus lumpus isolate fCycLum1 chromosome 13, fCycLum1.pri, whole genome shotgun sequence:
- the tp53i13 gene encoding tumor protein p53-inducible protein 13 — translation MTAALNRRPATLTVTVLAALWVSSVRCRVVGSPGPGCDNGKLSLDRDLPADAVYWDCPGSTWPESSQVTMDTTDHLWPSVDTVYDPVPARQICMDKSISYNHTIPNSGAYRPVRAESGEYLYCPPQRWLNNLHHGATVLLYHPCAPLRERLLLSVLARSCLPDYIVTSHPRLSEHTPVAFVSWGHTLEMSTAASSDVYGWLETTTSTRRKKVVGVNPSRKYNLLLTRSAEQRWQQDAHPEERSAKMKESLRQCFERTISSQLTGAMETEPESNVKRESLKLTKEKGKRRWIRAAVKEIREDGEEGNKRADTITHLNNRTTTISRTRDIQNYNFTLGPSTDSPLGSRTLLDTPEAPSQSNQDLTPRSTTPLGTNMSRTTLTSDPQISRLTPQTAARQPSPKRTGIVNPLADGVNGEHRQTAGPEDEDEGNDSVEQRDDKDFAKHSLKDKDDNKDNAAGGSRRDNEVVDVKERELEHKQTHSDTHPRHESETVSKTQSETRPEPQRHRNPQSSSHLSNSPDCDGCKAGGGCECDEDSGASDAVNKGLPRTPRTDEAVWAAAALGFLLILLTLSVLHTRLYRHWRTTPSLYWRHPEQDYDSVADVIRRRLRIANKRRKRGRRRECVLLPSSSSSDELP, via the exons ATGACAGCGGCTTTAAATAGGCGTCCGGCCACACTGACGGTGACGGTGCTGGCCGCGTTGTGGGTCAGTTCGGTTCGGTGCCGCGTCGTCGGGTCTCCCGGACCGGGATGCGACAATGGAAAG CTGTCTTTGGACAGGGACCTGCCAGCGGACGCTGTTTATTGGGACTGTCCTGGGTCTACATGGCCAGAGTCTTCTCAGGTAACCATGGATACAACCGACCATCTCTGGCCCAGTGTTGACACAGTGTATGATCCTGTG CCAGCCAGGCAGATCTGCATGGATAAATCTATTTCCTACAACCATACCATTCCCAACAG tggAGCGTACAGACCAGTAAGGGCAGAGAGTGGAGAATACTTGTACTGTCCTCCTCAACGGTGGCTCAATAACTTGCAC CACGGAGCGACCGTGTTGCTCTACCACCCCTGTGCTCCTCTCCGCGAGCGACTGCTTCTGTCTGTCCTGGCCCGCTCCTGTCTGCCAGACTACATCGTGACCTCACACCCTCGGCTCAGTGAACACACG CCAGTGGCCTTTGTGTCGTGGGGTCACACCTTGGAGATGTCCACCGCGGCATCGTCAGACGTCTATGGCTGGCTGGAGACCACCACATCCACGAGAAGAAAGAAGGTTGTTGGTGTGAACCCgagcaggaagtacaacctgctGTTGACCCGGTCAGCTGAGCAGCGCTGGCAGCAAGACGCACATCCAGAGGAACGCTCCGCAAAAATGAAG GAGTCTCTGAGGCAATGCTTTGAGCGGACCATCTCCTCTCAGCTGACTGGAGCGATGGAGACCGAGCCGGAGTCCAACGTGAAGAGAGAAAGCTTGAAACTAACGAAAGAGAAAGGCAAACGCAGGTGGATAAGAGCCGCCGTTAAAGAAATACGGGAGGATGGTGAGGAAGGGAACAAGAGAGCAGACACAATAACACACCTGAACAACAGAACCACCACCATCAGCAGGACACGGGACATCCAGAACTACAACTTCACGCTTGGACCATCTACAGATTCCCCTCTGGGGAGCAGGACTCTCTTAGACACTCCAGAAGCTCCCTCTCAGTCAAATCAGGACCTTACACCCAGGTCAACGACTCCTTTGGGGACAAATATGTCAAGGACTACACTCACAAGTGATCCTCAGATAAGCAGGCTGACCCCGCAGACAGCGGCACGGCAGCCCAGTCCGAAACGTACTGGCATCGTAAACCCTCTCGCAGATGGTGTGAACGGGGAGCATCGCCAGACTGCCGGgcctgaagatgaagatgaaggtaaCGACTCAGTCGAGCAGAGAGACGACAAAGACTTTGCTAAAcacagcctgaaagacaaagaCGACAATAAAGACAACgcagcaggaggcagcaggaggGATAACGAAGTGGTAGAtgttaaagagagagagttggaacacaagcaaacacacagcgacacacacCCCCGTCACGAGAGTGAAACCGTTTCCAAAACCCAATCGGAGACTCGGCCCGAGCCACAGCGACACCGGAACCCGCAGTCGTCCAGTCACCTGTCCAACAGCCCCGACTGCGACGGCTGCAAAGCAGGCGGAGGCTGCGAATGCGACGAGGACTCGGGGGCCTCGGACGCTGTGAATAAGGGGCTGCCGAGGACCCCGAGGACCGACGAGGCGGTgtgggcagcagcagcactgggCTTCCTGCTGATTCTCCTGACACTGTCGGTGCTACACACACGCCTGTACCGCCACTGGAGGACCACGCCCAGTCTTTACTGGCGCCACCCAGAGCAGGACTACGACAGTGTGGCAG atGTGATCCGCAGGAGGCTACGGATTGCAAACAAGAGGCGGAAACGGGGCAGAAGGCGGGAGTGTGTTCTTCTGCCTAGTTCCTCCAGCTCAGATGAACTTCCATAG